In Bacillus sp. Marseille-Q1617, a genomic segment contains:
- a CDS encoding stage II sporulation protein M produces the protein MISQVELKRFFNKSFTTMLAIYMGIVFIVYVLVYLYPPEFNVLPDNELVIYENWYGIFSQNISSSLLIILLGVLTLGTISTLVAFYNLYILSIAIYTAYLHSGAMSYAIAVIMVHGLLEIIGIVLSYYLSTLSIRMLINRVYKREIFFIHDVKGTIRLLGIMAMIFLFASFIEAFATPALLSYLVENVI, from the coding sequence ATGATCAGTCAAGTAGAGCTTAAACGTTTTTTCAACAAATCATTTACCACAATGTTAGCCATTTATATGGGGATTGTTTTTATTGTATATGTGCTTGTATACCTCTATCCTCCGGAATTTAATGTGCTGCCGGATAACGAATTAGTGATTTATGAGAACTGGTATGGGATATTCTCTCAAAATATCAGCTCAAGCTTATTGATCATTCTGCTTGGTGTACTAACACTGGGGACGATTTCAACCCTGGTCGCGTTTTACAACCTGTACATATTATCCATTGCTATATATACCGCATATTTACACAGTGGTGCCATGTCCTATGCAATTGCCGTTATTATGGTGCACGGGTTACTGGAGATCATTGGAATTGTCTTGAGTTACTACTTGTCTACGCTATCTATAAGAATGTTAATAAATAGGGTGTACAAAAGGGAAATCTTTTTTATTCATGATGTAAAAGGCACCATTCGATTATTAGGGATAATGGCGATGATATTTTTATTTGCTTCTTTCATAGAAGCGTTTGCCACGCCGGCATTACTATCTTATTTAGTGGAGAATGTTATTTAA
- a CDS encoding ABC transporter permease — MTLIENIRMAINSIKAHRLRSILTMIGIIIGVASVIVVVSIGKGGEELLKSQIIGKGNILELFYQPDQEYSDEFIQSPFTGEDIKLLQEIRGVNRVVASNTDFGTLKYREKELEASIISINQSYFEVKDHPITSGTRFSSIDYISGNRVVLISDKAKEELFGEETAIGEVINLNSQPMRIIGILKKPTGLLSMDNVEVYLPLSTSKSALGKSDINQVSLEVKEKEDLGEIGEIAANKLNAYHHVEDHYQVINLEQISDGLGNITRVMTIVIGSIAGISLFVGGVGVMNIMLVSVTERTREIGIRKALGATRNQIMIQFLIESVTLTLIGGSIGIAAGFGTAKLISLIAGWPSLILWEVVFGGLAFSVFIGLIFGLLPANKASKLDPIEALRYE, encoded by the coding sequence ATGACACTTATTGAAAATATCAGAATGGCGATAAATTCTATCAAAGCTCATAGACTTCGGTCCATTTTAACCATGATCGGTATTATTATTGGCGTGGCATCAGTCATCGTTGTTGTCTCGATTGGAAAGGGGGGAGAGGAACTACTCAAATCGCAAATTATAGGTAAAGGGAACATATTGGAGCTCTTCTATCAGCCTGACCAGGAGTACAGTGATGAGTTCATTCAATCTCCCTTCACTGGCGAAGACATTAAATTACTTCAGGAAATCCGAGGTGTCAATCGGGTGGTAGCCTCGAATACGGATTTTGGAACATTGAAATATAGAGAGAAGGAATTAGAGGCATCCATTATCTCTATTAACCAATCATATTTCGAGGTGAAGGATCATCCAATAACCAGCGGAACACGTTTTTCTTCAATTGATTATATCAGCGGTAACCGAGTCGTTCTAATAAGTGACAAGGCAAAAGAAGAATTATTCGGAGAGGAAACGGCCATTGGAGAAGTCATCAACCTGAATTCTCAGCCTATGAGAATCATAGGAATTCTAAAAAAGCCTACAGGGTTATTGTCCATGGATAATGTGGAGGTCTATCTTCCCTTATCAACCAGTAAATCCGCTTTGGGTAAAAGTGATATCAACCAAGTTTCATTAGAAGTGAAAGAAAAGGAAGACCTCGGCGAGATTGGGGAAATAGCAGCAAATAAGCTAAATGCCTATCATCATGTTGAAGACCATTATCAAGTGATCAATCTGGAACAGATTTCTGATGGTCTTGGCAATATTACACGAGTAATGACCATTGTTATTGGAAGCATTGCGGGCATATCTCTGTTTGTTGGAGGTGTCGGGGTAATGAATATCATGCTGGTATCCGTCACGGAACGAACCAGGGAAATCGGAATACGGAAAGCCCTTGGAGCTACGAGGAACCAAATTATGATCCAATTTCTGATAGAATCCGTTACTCTTACTTTAATTGGAGGCAGCATCGGGATTGCGGCCGGGTTCGGTACAGCAAAGCTTATCTCCCTGATAGCGGGATGGCCGTCATTAATACTTTGGGAAGTGGTGTTTGGCGGACTGGCATTTTCAGTGTTCATTGGATTGATATTCGGGCTCCTTCCGGCTAACAAGGCATCAAAGCTTGATCCAATCGAAGCATTAAGATACGAATAA
- a CDS encoding helix-turn-helix transcriptional regulator, with the protein MENNIKAIRKSKGLSQKELANACSVSRQTINAIENDKYDPTLSLAFHLSVILETPLEKLFTYSNRH; encoded by the coding sequence TTGGAGAATAACATTAAAGCCATAAGAAAAAGTAAAGGGCTTTCCCAAAAGGAATTAGCGAATGCATGTTCAGTTTCCAGACAAACCATCAATGCCATTGAAAACGACAAATATGATCCGACCTTATCTCTGGCGTTTCATCTGTCAGTTATTCTGGAAACACCTCTGGAAAAACTCTTTACATATAGTAATAGGCATTAA
- a CDS encoding efflux RND transporter periplasmic adaptor subunit: MTTKKKLIIAISIILLLGVIIFNVIRVNSKQVVMVDVTKPETMDMTDPVIAPATLDIKEYQQVMYDANKGEIVKFFVKAGDTVTKDQDLFVYSGGNLEYEKEANQLSVERGYISVNDVLGQIEKVYSDIAELTKEVGKEKAQKEYAEQLNQLETQKKLANLDLKQALLDKEQLNARASDLKVKSKVEGTIISINEDSQATMEGAQEPVITIASLDHYLLKGSISGYDALKVKEGQKVNITSDVVPDEKWSGTVSKVSELPESYGSNPTDTTNSLKYTVLIESEDNFHLKPGYEMVAEIITDTKKVLTIPNEAIVMDDSQSYVFVVKKGRAVRQEIETGLTTIKRVEVIKGLTLEDQVIVSPKEDMAENTEVSIND; this comes from the coding sequence ATGACTACTAAGAAGAAACTAATAATAGCCATTTCGATCATATTGCTGCTAGGTGTCATTATTTTCAACGTCATTAGAGTGAATTCTAAACAGGTTGTGATGGTGGATGTGACAAAACCTGAGACAATGGATATGACGGACCCAGTAATAGCACCGGCAACTTTAGATATTAAAGAATATCAGCAAGTTATGTATGATGCGAACAAAGGGGAAATTGTAAAATTCTTTGTAAAAGCAGGAGACACAGTTACCAAGGACCAGGACTTGTTTGTCTATTCAGGAGGCAATCTGGAATATGAGAAAGAAGCAAATCAGCTCTCTGTGGAGAGAGGGTATATTTCGGTAAATGATGTTCTGGGACAAATTGAAAAAGTATATTCCGATATAGCTGAATTAACGAAGGAAGTAGGAAAAGAGAAGGCACAGAAAGAATATGCTGAACAGCTGAATCAGTTAGAAACACAGAAGAAGCTTGCCAATCTGGACTTGAAACAGGCTTTATTGGATAAAGAGCAATTAAATGCAAGAGCATCGGACCTGAAAGTAAAAAGCAAGGTGGAAGGAACAATCATTTCAATCAATGAAGATTCCCAAGCGACTATGGAAGGTGCGCAGGAACCCGTCATTACAATTGCGAGCCTTGATCATTATCTTTTAAAGGGAAGTATTTCAGGATATGATGCCCTGAAAGTGAAAGAAGGACAAAAAGTCAACATAACGTCCGACGTAGTTCCTGATGAAAAATGGAGCGGTACCGTTAGTAAGGTGTCTGAACTACCTGAGTCTTACGGCAGCAATCCAACGGATACAACAAACTCATTAAAATATACTGTTCTGATCGAAAGTGAAGACAACTTCCATTTGAAACCCGGATACGAGATGGTTGCTGAAATTATAACGGATACCAAGAAAGTTCTTACTATACCAAATGAAGCGATCGTTATGGATGATAGTCAATCTTATGTCTTCGTAGTCAAAAAAGGAAGGGCGGTCCGTCAAGAAATTGAAACCGGACTGACAACGATTAAGCGGGTTGAAGTGATTAAAGGTCTTACGTTGGAAGATCAGGTTATCGTCAGTCCGAAGGAAGATATGGCTGAAAACACGGAAGTGTCCATCAATGATTGA
- a CDS encoding HAMP domain-containing sensor histidine kinase translates to MREFQQGIQKRNYYIIVSIIIVLMVMGVVIDNPVNDRFVVHGAMVFIVSVCLLLYPVYETTWIRYATVIASTGYFYSLFYLYPETWSGFVLLCFVPALSILFFDKWLFYFSLVLNACFIGVTFSYIGIIDKGEAYSYIYEDIAGNSVNFIASQVILYFIFHLSNVRIQKLRMYYEQVQQAERLKTTGQMAAAVAHEIRNPLTVVKGFLQYYKGDPELNQRLKRNLSLMIDELHTAEHVISQFLSIAKPDQAKNMDWIDMSTVLNDVTELLIMYGLLNDNNIELSVENDCLVMAHSIELKQLFVNLIKNALEASPTSAAVSVTAKKQKDEVRIQISDNGRGMTPEEVKSLGTPFYSLKSKGTGLGLMICYNIVEKYNGTIRFESTSGVGTTVTVYFPLAAK, encoded by the coding sequence ATGAGGGAATTTCAGCAAGGGATACAGAAAAGAAATTATTATATAATTGTCTCTATCATTATTGTTTTGATGGTGATGGGGGTCGTGATTGATAACCCGGTGAATGATCGCTTTGTTGTGCATGGGGCGATGGTGTTCATCGTATCCGTATGTCTGCTGCTATATCCCGTGTATGAAACGACTTGGATAAGATATGCGACGGTCATTGCGTCGACCGGGTATTTTTACAGCCTGTTTTATTTGTATCCGGAAACATGGTCGGGATTTGTTTTATTGTGTTTTGTTCCTGCATTGTCCATCCTCTTTTTTGACAAGTGGCTGTTTTATTTTTCGCTAGTATTAAACGCATGTTTTATCGGGGTGACATTCAGTTATATTGGGATTATTGATAAAGGAGAAGCTTACTCATACATTTACGAAGATATTGCTGGGAACTCTGTAAACTTTATTGCGAGTCAGGTTATCCTTTATTTTATTTTTCATCTATCAAATGTACGGATTCAAAAACTGCGAATGTATTATGAGCAGGTGCAGCAGGCTGAACGGCTTAAGACGACTGGCCAGATGGCAGCTGCGGTCGCCCATGAAATCAGGAATCCACTTACTGTGGTAAAGGGATTTCTTCAATATTACAAGGGAGATCCTGAATTGAATCAACGTTTAAAACGGAATCTATCATTGATGATCGATGAGCTCCATACTGCGGAGCACGTGATTTCTCAGTTCCTGTCCATTGCCAAGCCGGATCAAGCGAAAAATATGGATTGGATCGATATGTCGACCGTATTAAATGATGTGACGGAGCTGTTAATAATGTACGGATTACTGAATGATAACAATATCGAGCTCTCGGTGGAGAATGATTGCTTGGTTATGGCTCATTCCATTGAACTCAAGCAGCTATTCGTCAATCTGATCAAGAATGCCCTTGAAGCCTCCCCAACCAGTGCAGCAGTCTCTGTAACGGCTAAGAAACAAAAAGATGAGGTAAGGATTCAAATATCGGACAATGGCAGAGGAATGACGCCAGAGGAAGTAAAAAGCTTAGGTACTCCTTTCTATTCATTAAAAAGCAAGGGGACTGGTCTTGGACTTATGATCTGTTATAACATTGTGGAAAAATACAACGGGACTATTCGCTTTGAAAGTACTTCAGGAGTTGGGACAACTGTCACAGTATACTTCCCGCTCGCTGCTAAATAA
- a CDS encoding ABC transporter ATP-binding protein has translation MIELKNIEKEYLAGKESVKVLHDINLTIEKGELTAIMGPSGSGKSTLMNIIGCLDRPAGGKFYLNGEDIAHYSQNELSHLRNQSIGFVFQQFMLLPRLTAFKNIELPMVYAGTGKKERESKVWESLERVGLKDRYHHFPNELSGGQKQRVAIARALVNNPDLVLADEPTGALDTKTGSDIMSLFRELNSEGSTIVIITHEHEIARQCNRVINIRDGRITT, from the coding sequence ATGATTGAATTGAAGAATATTGAGAAGGAATACTTAGCTGGAAAAGAGAGCGTAAAGGTTTTGCATGATATCAACCTGACCATAGAAAAAGGAGAACTAACAGCAATCATGGGGCCTTCGGGATCTGGGAAGTCGACTTTAATGAATATAATAGGCTGCTTGGACAGGCCGGCAGGCGGTAAGTTCTATCTGAATGGAGAAGATATCGCGCATTATTCTCAAAATGAATTATCTCATTTGAGAAATCAATCAATAGGTTTTGTTTTCCAGCAATTTATGCTTCTCCCGAGATTAACAGCTTTCAAGAATATAGAACTTCCCATGGTGTATGCAGGTACAGGGAAAAAAGAACGTGAAAGTAAAGTGTGGGAATCACTAGAAAGAGTCGGTCTGAAAGACAGGTATCATCACTTTCCAAATGAACTTTCAGGCGGTCAAAAGCAGCGTGTCGCCATTGCCAGGGCGCTTGTGAATAACCCCGATCTTGTACTTGCTGATGAACCGACCGGCGCTCTTGATACCAAAACGGGCTCAGACATCATGTCTTTGTTTAGAGAGCTTAATTCAGAAGGTTCGACGATTGTAATCATCACTCATGAACATGAAATTGCCCGGCAATGTAATCGTGTGATCAACATCAGAGATGGAAGAATCACAACTTAA
- the galE gene encoding UDP-glucose 4-epimerase GalE — MNILVTGGAGYIGSHTCVALLEAGHTVVVADNLSNSKFETIDNIKQITNKEVKFYNVDVTDEHAVNDIFSSNNIDGVIHFAGLKAVGESVEMPLDYYYNNIVSTMILTKACKKFGVNRLVFSSSATVYGDNESPFVETMELLPTTNPYGETKAMSERILTDIANATPGFSVALLRYFNPVGAHESGLIGEAPNGIPNNLMPYVTQVANGKLEKLSIFGNDYPTVDGTGVRDYIHVLDLADGHVAALDHLEEGAHVYNLGTGRGTSVLELIKAFEEANGIEIPYEITDRRPGDIASCYADTTKANRELGWSAKRDMIAMCRDSWRFEKNFNK, encoded by the coding sequence ATGAATATACTAGTAACCGGTGGGGCAGGGTATATAGGCTCGCATACATGTGTAGCTTTACTTGAAGCAGGTCATACGGTGGTAGTGGCCGATAATTTAAGCAACAGTAAATTTGAAACAATAGATAATATAAAACAAATAACAAATAAGGAAGTCAAGTTCTATAATGTTGACGTGACCGATGAACATGCAGTCAACGATATCTTTTCGAGTAATAATATTGATGGGGTCATCCATTTTGCAGGTCTGAAAGCAGTAGGTGAATCTGTGGAAATGCCACTTGACTATTACTATAATAATATCGTCAGCACGATGATCCTTACAAAGGCTTGTAAGAAATTCGGTGTGAATCGATTAGTGTTTAGTTCTTCGGCAACAGTGTACGGAGATAACGAGTCTCCTTTTGTAGAGACCATGGAACTATTGCCGACGACAAACCCTTATGGTGAGACAAAAGCAATGAGTGAGAGGATTCTAACTGATATTGCTAATGCAACCCCTGGTTTCTCAGTTGCTTTACTTCGATATTTTAATCCTGTCGGAGCGCATGAAAGCGGGTTAATAGGGGAAGCACCTAATGGGATTCCGAATAATCTCATGCCTTATGTTACTCAGGTAGCAAACGGCAAATTGGAGAAGTTGAGTATCTTTGGAAATGATTATCCTACAGTAGATGGTACAGGTGTCAGAGATTATATTCATGTATTAGACTTGGCTGATGGACATGTTGCAGCTCTGGATCACCTTGAGGAAGGTGCTCATGTTTATAACTTGGGTACTGGCCGAGGTACAAGTGTACTAGAGCTTATTAAAGCTTTTGAGGAAGCGAATGGAATTGAAATACCTTATGAAATTACAGATCGCAGACCTGGAGATATTGCTTCTTGTTATGCTGATACCACTAAAGCAAACCGTGAATTAGGCTGGTCAGCAAAACGGGACATGATCGCCATGTGCAGGGATTCATGGAGATTTGAAAAGAACTTTAATAAGTAA
- a CDS encoding LysM peptidoglycan-binding domain-containing protein, translating to MVTKKTLTASVLATSLLFSSSALIPPDYSVEAAQAINYQLELDKFSSHYAAIIRTLESYTKKIDAAKSEDEMMELYNEYMDYYDAALEKEAPVNASNSTIVKLDEYIYNSLIEVYNSEIDTIDYYNGDLSEEDYKNALSNMEDSVAQQEIMFMQTAKSYQSKHRITFSKDMYYLLGETPPAKTEQTNTYKVKSGDTLYSIAKKYKTTVSSLKKLNSLKSDRIYTGQVLKVSGTSSTPSKDESKAPSKTVSYKVKKGDTLYSIAKKHKTTVATLKKLNNLKNDRIYAGQTLKVTGSETAPSTGKGTSPSNTATYKVKKGDTLYSIAKRYNTTVSKLKKANNRISDRIYVGEVLKVN from the coding sequence ATGGTCACGAAGAAAACATTAACGGCTTCTGTTTTGGCAACCTCTCTATTATTTTCAAGCAGCGCACTGATTCCTCCAGATTATTCGGTGGAAGCCGCTCAAGCAATCAATTATCAGCTGGAGTTGGACAAGTTTTCCTCTCACTATGCAGCCATCATTCGTACGCTGGAAAGCTATACGAAAAAGATCGATGCTGCAAAGTCCGAAGATGAAATGATGGAACTCTACAATGAATATATGGATTATTATGATGCAGCTTTAGAAAAAGAAGCTCCCGTCAATGCGTCTAACAGCACGATCGTGAAGCTGGATGAGTATATTTATAATAGTTTAATAGAAGTATATAATTCTGAAATCGACACAATCGACTATTATAACGGTGACCTATCAGAGGAAGATTACAAGAACGCCCTTAGTAATATGGAAGACAGTGTAGCCCAGCAAGAGATCATGTTCATGCAGACTGCAAAGAGCTACCAATCCAAACACCGTATTACCTTTAGTAAAGATATGTACTACCTGTTGGGAGAAACCCCTCCAGCTAAAACTGAACAAACAAACACATACAAAGTGAAGAGCGGCGACACCCTTTACTCCATTGCCAAGAAATACAAGACCACGGTCAGCAGCCTGAAGAAATTGAACAGCTTAAAGAGCGACCGCATTTATACAGGACAAGTGCTGAAGGTTTCGGGTACTTCATCAACACCGTCCAAAGATGAGAGCAAAGCTCCTTCAAAAACAGTGTCCTATAAAGTTAAGAAAGGCGACACCCTTTATTCCATTGCAAAAAAACATAAAACGACTGTTGCCACTCTGAAGAAGCTTAACAACCTGAAAAATGACAGGATATACGCTGGACAAACCTTAAAGGTAACGGGATCTGAAACCGCTCCTTCCACTGGCAAAGGTACGTCTCCATCCAATACCGCAACCTATAAGGTAAAAAAAGGGGATACCCTTTATTCAATAGCCAAAAGATACAATACAACCGTGAGCAAGCTGAAGAAAGCAAATAATAGGATCAGTGATCGAATTTATGTGGGGGAAGTATTGAAAGTTAACTAA
- a CDS encoding glycosyltransferase, with amino-acid sequence MADKKIHKLFIVLLFGLIVSMLFVVRKYAHGGVDYTLGIYGSIMITYLLGKMVLSFQYKPKIGTPPDLKVSVVIPSYNEKPDAVMKTVESILQQDYPVHEIFFVDDGSKDTSGYEAILHLKESRNIENLIVHRLENNQGKRHAQIWAFKQATGDIIFTVDSDGYIYPDATRELLIPFHDPDVQAVTGHINARNRTDNWFTKLLDMRYENAFRVERAAQSVTGNVLVCSGPISCYRREVIMDNIEDYGNQTFLGEPVQFGDDRCLTNYAILKGKTVYQSKAVCLTDVPDTVRQFIKQQIRWNKSFFRESLNALKVGFKKPRTLVWVLLELSLWILFGFVILFAFIFKAKTIGLLLMFYYFIYICLSAYARNIYYILKHPIVFLMAPLYGLIHLGLLFPLRMYALATIKSTGWGTR; translated from the coding sequence TTGGCAGATAAAAAAATACACAAACTATTCATTGTCCTTTTATTCGGTCTCATCGTCTCCATGCTTTTCGTTGTTCGAAAATATGCTCATGGCGGGGTGGATTACACACTTGGAATCTATGGTTCGATCATGATTACATATCTACTTGGAAAAATGGTGCTTTCATTTCAGTACAAGCCAAAAATAGGGACACCGCCTGATTTAAAAGTGTCAGTCGTTATCCCTTCCTATAATGAGAAACCAGATGCGGTCATGAAAACGGTCGAGAGTATCCTGCAGCAGGACTACCCTGTGCATGAGATTTTCTTTGTAGACGATGGCAGTAAAGATACTTCCGGTTATGAAGCCATCCTGCACCTTAAAGAAAGCCGGAATATTGAGAATTTGATTGTGCATCGGCTGGAGAATAACCAAGGAAAAAGGCATGCTCAAATATGGGCCTTCAAGCAGGCGACAGGTGACATCATTTTCACTGTCGATTCCGACGGTTATATATACCCGGACGCCACCCGTGAGTTACTGATTCCTTTCCATGATCCGGATGTACAAGCCGTCACCGGTCATATCAATGCGAGGAACCGAACAGATAACTGGTTTACGAAATTATTGGATATGCGGTACGAAAACGCCTTTCGAGTGGAAAGAGCCGCTCAATCCGTCACCGGGAACGTCCTTGTCTGCTCTGGCCCGATCAGCTGCTACAGACGGGAAGTCATCATGGATAATATTGAAGACTACGGCAATCAAACCTTCTTAGGGGAGCCGGTTCAATTCGGAGATGACCGCTGCTTAACGAATTATGCGATTCTAAAGGGAAAAACAGTCTATCAATCGAAAGCCGTGTGTCTGACAGACGTGCCGGATACCGTCCGTCAGTTCATCAAACAGCAGATCCGCTGGAATAAGTCTTTCTTTCGTGAAAGCCTGAATGCGTTAAAGGTAGGATTCAAGAAGCCCCGGACCCTTGTGTGGGTGCTGCTGGAACTATCTTTGTGGATCTTATTCGGATTCGTTATCTTATTCGCCTTTATTTTCAAGGCAAAAACAATCGGTTTACTGCTTATGTTCTATTATTTCATCTATATCTGCCTTTCGGCTTATGCAAGAAATATATACTATATCCTAAAGCATCCGATCGTGTTCTTGATGGCCCCATTATATGGCTTGATTCACTTAGGATTGCTGTTCCCTTTACGCATGTACGCGCTTGCCACCATTAAATCGACAGGATGGGGTACCCGTTAG
- a CDS encoding ABC transporter ATP-binding protein yields the protein MINIQNIKKSFSKEILKDVNFELESGKVYCLLGRNGAGKTTLMKILSGIMRQDSGQILINQKGSVDEYSHYVSEAPIFLDYLSGYENLKFIQKLNKIPMSEEEMSRFTRHHQLSGFAHELVVNYSQGMKHQLSLACAFLTKPLFLLLDEPLVSLDPVNIVDMHNRLKAYADKGNIVFISTHMLPIAHKIGDEILILKDGEVTQVSNHYTEKELQSIVLNAI from the coding sequence ATGATAAACATACAAAATATCAAGAAATCATTTAGTAAAGAGATACTTAAAGACGTGAACTTTGAATTGGAAAGCGGCAAGGTATATTGTCTGCTGGGCAGGAATGGTGCGGGGAAGACTACGTTGATGAAGATATTGTCGGGAATCATGCGACAGGATTCTGGGCAGATTCTCATCAATCAAAAGGGAAGTGTGGATGAGTACAGTCATTATGTCTCTGAAGCTCCTATTTTTCTTGATTATCTATCAGGTTATGAAAACCTGAAATTCATACAAAAACTCAATAAAATCCCTATGTCGGAAGAAGAAATGAGCCGCTTTACCAGGCACCATCAACTGTCCGGTTTCGCTCATGAGCTCGTAGTCAATTATTCACAAGGAATGAAGCATCAACTTTCTTTAGCTTGTGCCTTCCTGACCAAGCCTCTCTTTCTGTTGCTGGATGAGCCGCTTGTTTCGCTGGATCCGGTAAATATAGTCGATATGCACAACCGTCTGAAGGCTTATGCAGACAAAGGGAATATCGTGTTTATTTCTACTCATATGCTCCCGATTGCACACAAAATTGGCGATGAAATCCTGATTTTGAAAGACGGGGAAGTCACACAAGTTTCGAATCATTACACGGAGAAAGAGCTGCAGTCCATCGTATTAAATGCCATTTGA
- a CDS encoding helix-turn-helix domain-containing protein, with the protein MDYSAIGKKIKELRKAVGLTQGELAEGICTQALVSRIEKGDVYPSATALYQISLKLGVDVNYFFEIGTTPRLDYVLEVEKQLKQLRTNFKFEDIRELVKTEEKNPLFYKDDEKLQLLYWYKGIYAFEVDKEEEEAFNLLKEAYYLTARQKKAMTEREMQILLSIGTIHSSLYQHEEALRYYDQIESALKLSEQLHDKSIKPRLFYNISRVLTREGRYEESTDYCTKAINWCLEEELLWGLGELNYQIGYNYELVNDNDKAIPYFNRALNMFELRRDEQNSVFLKKKMKSLKSGGYINV; encoded by the coding sequence ATGGATTACTCAGCTATAGGCAAAAAAATAAAAGAATTAAGGAAGGCTGTCGGGCTGACACAGGGAGAACTGGCGGAGGGGATTTGCACGCAGGCGCTAGTCAGCCGGATTGAAAAGGGGGACGTCTACCCCAGTGCCACGGCTTTATACCAAATCTCCTTGAAGCTAGGCGTAGATGTGAACTATTTCTTTGAGATCGGTACCACCCCGCGGCTTGATTATGTCTTGGAGGTAGAAAAGCAGTTAAAGCAGCTTAGGACCAACTTTAAATTCGAGGACATCAGGGAGCTTGTGAAGACGGAAGAGAAGAACCCTCTCTTCTATAAAGATGATGAAAAACTGCAGCTTCTGTACTGGTATAAAGGGATCTATGCATTTGAAGTGGATAAGGAGGAGGAGGAGGCCTTTAATCTGTTAAAAGAAGCCTACTACCTGACAGCCCGCCAGAAAAAAGCCATGACGGAAAGAGAGATGCAAATCCTGTTAAGTATAGGAACCATTCATTCTTCTTTATATCAGCACGAGGAAGCACTCCGCTATTATGACCAGATTGAATCCGCCTTAAAATTGTCTGAACAATTACATGACAAAAGCATCAAACCCCGTTTGTTTTATAACATATCCAGGGTACTGACACGAGAGGGCAGATACGAAGAGTCTACCGACTATTGCACAAAAGCCATCAACTGGTGTTTAGAAGAAGAACTTCTGTGGGGGCTTGGGGAATTGAACTATCAAATTGGGTATAATTATGAGCTTGTGAACGATAATGACAAAGCGATTCCTTATTTCAATCGAGCCCTGAACATGTTCGAACTTCGTCGTGATGAGCAAAACTCAGTATTCCTTAAGAAGAAAATGAAGAGTCTAAAGAGTGGCGGATATATCAATGTATAA
- a CDS encoding metal-dependent hydrolase codes for MKITRLGHSCFVIETKAGNKMMVDPFLGQNPACPKEFLQGDYLGQIDTVLLTHGHFDHASGLEDLKKHNPGVLVVAQYELALKLMGDGYNVFPLNYGGTYYQDSFEVTMVNAVHTSSFGETQGVPQLVGQPCGFVLNVYGEEVVYISGDTNVMADMKIIQDIYQPSVAILACAGQFVMGVREAKYALTHLLNVKKVIPCHTFPQVEEAADPEMMAGLVQGFPVIQFMMGQDQELEDVMKGTGVKVEVINFGETREL; via the coding sequence ATGAAGATTACTCGATTGGGTCATTCATGTTTTGTTATTGAAACGAAGGCTGGGAATAAAATGATGGTGGATCCGTTTTTGGGCCAGAATCCGGCTTGTCCGAAGGAATTTTTACAAGGGGATTATCTTGGTCAAATCGATACAGTTCTGCTTACACATGGCCATTTTGATCATGCCTCAGGGCTGGAAGATTTGAAGAAGCATAACCCCGGTGTGCTGGTGGTGGCACAGTATGAGCTTGCATTGAAGTTGATGGGTGACGGATACAATGTTTTTCCATTAAATTACGGCGGCACCTATTATCAGGATTCGTTCGAGGTGACGATGGTCAATGCCGTTCACACGTCTTCCTTCGGAGAGACACAAGGGGTGCCTCAGTTAGTGGGACAGCCTTGCGGATTTGTGCTGAATGTTTATGGGGAAGAAGTCGTTTATATCTCGGGGGATACGAATGTGATGGCGGATATGAAGATCATTCAGGATATCTACCAGCCAAGTGTTGCCATCCTTGCTTGTGCCGGACAGTTTGTGATGGGGGTCAGGGAAGCAAAATACGCGCTGACTCATTTGTTGAATGTTAAGAAGGTCATTCCTTGTCACACATTCCCTCAGGTCGAGGAAGCTGCAGATCCTGAAATGATGGCCGGGCTAGTACAAGGATTTCCAGTCATCCAGTTTATGATGGGGCAGGATCAGGAGTTGGAAGACGTCATGAAAGGAACAGGTGTAAAAGTAGAAGTAATTAATTTCGGAGAAACCCGAGAGCTATAA